In one Echinicola marina genomic region, the following are encoded:
- a CDS encoding YheT family hydrolase, with the protein MPIISSSYPGPPVLYLNGHFETILPSVFRNIDGVVYYRERIDTPDGDFLDLDWSRKGSRQLLIISHGLEGNSSRHYVQALVKLFNQKGLDVLAWNNRSCSGEMNLQPILYHHGSTYDLKSVVDHVIKKYDYIEIYLTGISMGGAQTLKYLGEEATSLPVQIKKAAVYSTPCNLSDSAATLHFPSNFFYKEKFLSKLKVKMAEKAKQFPGLIDLELLEKVKEFKAFDDYFTARMHGFKDGKDFYESVSPDNCLHRIEIPILIVNALNDPLLQKRCYPVNLAQQKPNLYLEMPKRGGHTGFALKNQEFSWVEQRMYAFLMEDEK; encoded by the coding sequence ATGCCAATAATTAGTTCCAGTTACCCCGGACCTCCTGTACTTTATTTAAACGGTCATTTTGAAACCATTCTTCCTAGTGTTTTTCGTAATATAGATGGGGTAGTCTATTATAGGGAAAGAATAGATACTCCAGACGGTGATTTTTTGGACCTGGATTGGAGTAGGAAGGGAAGTCGTCAATTATTGATTATTTCTCATGGTCTGGAAGGCAACTCTTCCAGACATTATGTACAGGCTTTGGTGAAACTGTTTAATCAAAAAGGCTTGGATGTTTTGGCTTGGAATAATCGTTCATGCAGTGGTGAAATGAACTTACAGCCAATTCTTTATCATCATGGATCTACTTATGATCTCAAGTCCGTGGTAGATCATGTCATTAAAAAATATGATTATATTGAAATATACCTTACAGGTATCAGTATGGGGGGAGCCCAAACCCTTAAGTATTTGGGAGAGGAAGCTACATCACTTCCTGTTCAAATTAAGAAGGCTGCAGTTTATAGTACGCCATGTAACCTGTCGGATAGTGCAGCGACCCTTCATTTTCCAAGCAATTTTTTCTATAAGGAAAAATTCCTTTCCAAACTTAAGGTAAAGATGGCAGAAAAAGCCAAACAGTTTCCAGGTTTGATTGATTTGGAATTGCTGGAAAAAGTTAAAGAATTCAAGGCCTTTGATGATTATTTTACTGCTAGAATGCATGGCTTTAAGGATGGCAAAGATTTTTATGAATCAGTGAGTCCTGATAACTGTCTCCACCGGATTGAAATTCCAATATTGATTGTTAATGCCTTGAATGATCCTCTATTGCAGAAGAGGTGTTATCCGGTGAACTTGGCCCAGCAAAAGCCCAATCTATATCTTGAAATGCCCAAAAGAGGCGGTCATACAGGATTTGCCCTGAAAAACCAGGAATTCAGTTGGGTGGAACAAAGGATGTATGCATTTTTGATGGAAGATGAAAAATGA
- a CDS encoding glycosyltransferase, with the protein MVIISTYELLFPAAFLKGILKYKLIYDVQENYTKNIQFNQTLPYWLKLIAVKYVQFVEKITKVMIDHHFFAEQCYEKELPDIKDFTILENKYAGKAKSIAPFRIDKQHLKFIINGTITPVYGAEQAIHWFNHLKQHYPDASLEIIGYCPLSEYKSKLEALAMISPSVRLKLSAKPMSQKVIYDALSKANILLLPYHDLPSISPKIPTKIYEALALGMPMIIPNNPIWEELVSPYSAGCSIDFSKPKDSLLPFKNFLKTPKYTKPVGPEVTWENEATKLRKIVAKLIP; encoded by the coding sequence TTGGTCATCATTTCTACCTATGAACTATTATTTCCTGCTGCATTTCTAAAGGGGATTTTGAAATATAAACTGATTTATGATGTACAGGAAAATTATACTAAAAATATTCAATTTAATCAGACATTGCCCTATTGGCTCAAATTAATTGCGGTAAAATACGTACAATTTGTTGAGAAAATTACCAAAGTAATGATCGACCATCATTTTTTCGCCGAACAATGCTACGAAAAGGAGCTTCCTGACATAAAGGATTTTACCATTCTGGAAAACAAATACGCTGGTAAAGCCAAATCCATCGCTCCTTTTAGAATTGACAAACAACATTTAAAGTTTATCATTAACGGAACCATCACTCCTGTTTATGGAGCAGAACAAGCGATTCATTGGTTCAACCATCTGAAACAACATTACCCTGATGCTAGCTTAGAAATAATAGGATATTGCCCCTTGTCCGAATACAAGTCAAAACTAGAGGCATTGGCAATGATCAGTCCAAGTGTAAGACTCAAGTTAAGTGCTAAGCCCATGAGCCAGAAAGTAATTTATGATGCTTTATCAAAAGCCAATATCCTATTATTACCCTACCATGATTTACCCAGCATTTCCCCAAAAATCCCCACAAAAATCTATGAGGCTTTGGCCTTGGGCATGCCGATGATTATACCCAATAATCCCATTTGGGAAGAACTGGTTTCTCCATATTCTGCTGGATGTTCAATCGACTTTTCAAAACCCAAAGACAGCCTTTTACCATTTAAGAATTTCCTTAAAACTCCTAAGTATACTAAGCCTGTTGGACCTGAAGTAACTTGGGAAAATGAAGCAACTAAACTCCGTAAAATAGTAGCTAAGTTGATCCCTTAA
- a CDS encoding 2,3,4,5-tetrahydropyridine-2,6-dicarboxylate N-succinyltransferase: MELQTIIEKAWENRELLKEKDVQIAVKTVIDDLDTGKIRVAEPLEDGEWKVNDWVKKAVILYFPIQKMRTIEVGPFEFHDKMALKTNYAKHGVRVVPHAVARYGAFLASGVVMMPSYVNIGAYVDSGTMVDTWATVGSCAQIGKDVHLSGGVGIGGVLEPVQAAPVIIEDGAFIGSRAIIVEGVHVGKEAVIGAGVTLTASSKIIDVTGDEPKEYRGYVPPRSVVIPGSIPKQFAAGEFQVPCALIIGQRKASTDRKTSLNEALRENNVAV; encoded by the coding sequence ATGGAATTACAGACTATCATTGAGAAGGCCTGGGAAAACAGGGAGTTATTAAAGGAAAAGGATGTACAAATTGCTGTAAAAACAGTGATTGATGATTTGGACACAGGCAAAATTAGGGTAGCCGAGCCATTGGAAGATGGTGAATGGAAAGTAAATGACTGGGTAAAAAAGGCCGTTATTTTATATTTTCCTATACAAAAAATGCGAACCATAGAGGTAGGCCCATTTGAATTTCATGATAAAATGGCCCTTAAAACTAATTATGCCAAGCATGGTGTAAGGGTTGTTCCACATGCGGTGGCTAGATATGGCGCGTTTCTTGCGAGTGGTGTGGTGATGATGCCTTCTTATGTAAATATTGGAGCTTACGTAGATAGCGGTACCATGGTGGATACTTGGGCTACAGTAGGTTCTTGTGCACAAATTGGTAAAGATGTTCACCTTAGCGGTGGTGTAGGTATTGGCGGTGTTTTAGAACCTGTTCAAGCTGCTCCAGTAATCATTGAAGACGGTGCATTTATTGGCTCAAGAGCGATTATTGTAGAAGGAGTTCATGTGGGCAAAGAAGCAGTAATAGGTGCTGGTGTGACCCTGACAGCAAGCTCGAAGATCATTGATGTAACAGGAGATGAGCCTAAAGAATACAGGGGATATGTTCCTCCAAGATCAGTGGTTATTCCTGGATCAATACCTAAGCAATTTGCAGCAGGTGAATTCCAAGTTCCATGTGCATTGATCATAGGACAGAGAAAGGCATCGACAGATCGAAAAACTTCATTGAATGAGGCTTTGAGAGAAAATAATGTCGCAGTCTAA
- a CDS encoding DUF937 domain-containing protein — MIDSIIKGLGPELLSNLTDKFGLSQDQASTALDTTKDSLSKSVTKEVSDGNFDSLLELVNKGSSASGNSSFNHIASNLAADFISKLGVSEGIAKQISSFVLPMILDKIADRTGGNAGKSDLIKLFGGSLGNMIKGKAGGDILGGLGNLFK; from the coding sequence ATGATAGACTCCATTATAAAAGGCCTAGGGCCAGAATTATTGTCTAATCTAACAGACAAGTTCGGTCTTAGTCAGGATCAGGCAAGCACCGCATTGGACACCACAAAGGATTCACTTTCAAAAAGTGTAACAAAAGAGGTAAGTGATGGTAATTTTGATAGTTTGTTGGAATTGGTCAATAAAGGTAGCAGCGCCAGTGGCAATAGTAGCTTCAACCATATAGCATCAAATTTGGCGGCTGATTTTATTTCCAAGTTAGGTGTTTCTGAAGGCATAGCCAAGCAAATTAGCTCCTTCGTCCTACCAATGATCTTGGACAAAATTGCAGACCGAACAGGAGGTAATGCCGGTAAATCCGACTTGATAAAACTTTTTGGAGGCAGTTTGGGCAATATGATCAAAGGAAAAGCAGGAGGGGATATTTTAGGTGGATTAGGAAATTTATTTAAATAA
- a CDS encoding BaiN/RdsA family NAD(P)/FAD-dependent oxidoreductase, whose protein sequence is MIKIGIIGGGAAGFFAAIHAAENGAEVIIYEKTSKTLSKVKVSGGGRCNVTHAAFQTSHLLKNYPRGVNFLKKAFREFQVRDTVEWFESKGVKLKTEEDGRMFPVSNDSQTIVDVLRSEADKKGVRIELKSAVKKIEPKDDGFLLFVGQKAEKVDRVIITSGGSPKQEGYTMYQDLGHDIAAPIPSLFTFNTPGESLKNLPGITVPNAHVRLEGTKLSYEGPLLITHWGVSGPAVLKLSAFGAQWLHDHNYNANAHIRWVSELKEEEIRNTLLKYKSNHPKRKVGGYPLFELPKRLWEHLIEKSGMNSDLVWMNVSKKQINSLEQHIFCYILHVNGKITFKEEFVTAGGVSLKEVNPKTMESRILKGVYFAGEVLDIDGITGGFNFQAAWTTGYIAGKSSTT, encoded by the coding sequence ATGATTAAAATAGGTATTATAGGTGGCGGTGCAGCAGGTTTTTTTGCAGCGATACACGCAGCAGAAAATGGGGCAGAAGTGATCATTTATGAAAAGACATCCAAAACTCTATCGAAGGTAAAAGTTTCGGGGGGGGGCCGATGTAATGTAACACATGCTGCTTTTCAAACTTCCCATTTATTGAAAAACTATCCGCGTGGGGTTAATTTCTTGAAGAAGGCATTCCGGGAGTTTCAAGTAAGAGATACTGTTGAGTGGTTTGAATCAAAGGGAGTGAAGCTGAAAACCGAAGAAGACGGAAGGATGTTTCCGGTCAGTAATGATTCCCAAACGATTGTCGATGTGCTTAGAAGTGAAGCGGATAAAAAAGGAGTGAGGATTGAACTAAAGTCAGCGGTAAAAAAAATTGAGCCTAAAGATGATGGTTTTTTACTTTTTGTTGGACAAAAGGCTGAGAAAGTAGATAGAGTGATCATTACCTCGGGAGGAAGCCCAAAGCAGGAAGGCTATACCATGTACCAAGATCTGGGGCATGATATAGCAGCTCCTATTCCTTCACTGTTTACTTTTAACACGCCTGGAGAAAGTTTGAAAAACTTACCGGGAATAACCGTTCCCAATGCCCATGTAAGATTAGAGGGAACAAAACTTTCCTATGAAGGGCCTTTATTGATTACCCATTGGGGAGTGAGCGGACCGGCAGTATTGAAGCTTTCGGCCTTTGGGGCACAATGGTTACATGATCATAATTATAATGCCAATGCTCATATCAGGTGGGTGTCGGAATTAAAAGAAGAGGAAATTAGAAATACACTACTCAAGTATAAGTCCAATCATCCTAAAAGAAAAGTAGGCGGATATCCGCTTTTTGAGTTGCCAAAAAGGCTTTGGGAGCATTTGATAGAAAAATCTGGTATGAATAGTGATTTAGTATGGATGAATGTAAGTAAAAAGCAAATAAATAGTTTGGAACAACATATTTTTTGCTATATATTGCATGTAAATGGTAAAATAACTTTTAAAGAAGAGTTTGTTACCGCAGGAGGAGTCAGTTTAAAAGAAGTCAATCCAAAAACCATGGAAAGTCGTATCTTAAAAGGTGTATATTTTGCCGGAGAGGTATTAGACATTGATGGAATAACGGGAGGGTTTAACTTTCAGGCTGCGTGGACGACAGGATATATAGCAGGAAAATCTTCAACAACTTAG
- a CDS encoding molecular chaperone DnaJ produces the protein MNLTAFESTAQVQPNLGQTDKLMELGRQALQGKEYDKANYYFREIIESGVPIPSEMPYFFAETLFALKQFDNSANFLNKYLQLNGFKADHYDEAKGLQKRLVAPLNEIRDCSLCDVKGYRYHTCPTCEGKKVIEQDCHYCKAKGIVGCSRCKATGLVTKKNIFDQTEYFKCERCDGKGRLVCPFCKGALKENSDCNNCDGFGKIHSDEICNHQETKENI, from the coding sequence ATGAACCTTACCGCATTTGAGTCTACTGCTCAAGTTCAACCCAATTTGGGCCAAACAGATAAACTGATGGAATTGGGTAGGCAGGCCCTTCAAGGTAAAGAATATGATAAAGCCAATTATTACTTCAGAGAGATTATCGAAAGTGGCGTGCCCATACCATCAGAAATGCCTTATTTCTTTGCAGAAACCCTTTTCGCTCTTAAACAATTTGATAATAGCGCCAATTTCTTGAATAAATATTTACAGTTGAATGGTTTCAAAGCTGACCATTATGATGAAGCAAAAGGGCTCCAAAAAAGGCTGGTCGCTCCGTTAAATGAAATAAGGGATTGTTCACTATGTGATGTCAAAGGCTACCGCTATCATACCTGTCCCACTTGTGAAGGTAAAAAGGTCATAGAACAGGATTGCCATTATTGTAAGGCCAAAGGAATCGTTGGATGTAGTAGATGCAAAGCCACTGGTCTGGTCACAAAGAAAAACATCTTTGATCAAACGGAATATTTTAAATGTGAACGATGCGATGGAAAAGGCAGGCTAGTTTGTCCATTCTGTAAAGGAGCACTAAAGGAAAATAGTGATTGCAATAACTGTGATGGTTTTGGAAAAATACATTCAGATGAAATTTGTAACCATCAGGAAACAAAAGAAAATATCTAA
- a CDS encoding DUF4332 domain-containing protein — translation MSKPITSIEGIGPVNEEKLNKAGIKTVEALLEKGASKKGRKEIAEVSGIDEHKVLDFVNMADLFRINGVASQFAELLKATGVDTVKELRNRNAENLHKALTSTNEEKKLTRAVPALSQVEKFIEEAKALDPLVTY, via the coding sequence ATGTCTAAACCAATTACAAGCATTGAAGGAATAGGTCCAGTCAATGAAGAAAAACTCAACAAGGCCGGTATAAAAACAGTGGAAGCCTTACTTGAAAAGGGAGCTTCCAAAAAAGGCAGAAAGGAAATTGCCGAAGTATCAGGGATTGATGAGCACAAAGTTCTTGATTTCGTGAATATGGCAGATTTATTCAGGATAAATGGAGTGGCCAGTCAGTTTGCCGAGTTGTTAAAGGCAACAGGAGTGGATACAGTGAAGGAATTGAGAAATAGAAATGCTGAAAATCTTCATAAGGCCTTAACCAGCACCAATGAAGAAAAAAAATTGACCAGGGCGGTTCCTGCACTTAGTCAAGTGGAAAAGTTCATTGAGGAAGCCAAAGCATTGGACCCCTTGGTTACCTATTAG
- a CDS encoding helicase HerA-like domain-containing protein, with product MSPNPKFIEEIQNGYKTKKDFFVLGTGILADVPITEATVKIPLKTLNRHGLIAGATGTGKTKTLQVMAEQLSLKGIPSVLMDLKGDISGLAQAGTLNEHISWRSEAIGVDFKPEGLPCEFLTISQEKGTRMKATVTEFGPVLMSQILELNSTQQGIMALVFRYCDLQHLPLLDLEDLRKVLQYIINEGKEEIKQEYGAVSTSSVNTILRKIIELEQQGAGEFFGETSFDVEDFVRTENGKGIISIIRLTDIQNRPKLFSTFMLSLLSEIYESFPEQGDQDKPKLCLFIDEAHLVFDNASKDLIDKIEAIVKLIRSKGVGVYFCTQSPTDIPESVLGQLGLKIQHSLRAFTAKDRKSISKTAENYPISEFYDTKEVLTMMGIGEALVTALSEKGMPTPLVRTLMRAPISRMDVLTHEEIQEIVQASKIASKYNEEIDRESAMEMLEKKILKADLAVQNMEREAASEKGNSRSRHQKEENIFEEISKNTMVRQIGRTIFRELARSILGTLSGKRR from the coding sequence ATGAGCCCAAACCCAAAATTTATAGAAGAAATTCAAAACGGATATAAAACCAAGAAAGATTTTTTTGTCTTGGGAACTGGTATTTTAGCTGATGTTCCCATTACTGAGGCAACAGTTAAAATCCCTTTAAAAACCCTTAATAGACATGGACTGATAGCTGGAGCCACAGGCACTGGCAAAACTAAAACCCTGCAGGTAATGGCAGAGCAACTATCTCTGAAGGGAATCCCAAGTGTACTGATGGATTTAAAGGGTGATATTTCGGGGCTTGCCCAGGCAGGAACTTTAAATGAACATATTAGCTGGAGAAGCGAAGCAATTGGTGTTGATTTCAAGCCTGAAGGTTTGCCCTGTGAGTTTTTGACCATAAGTCAGGAGAAAGGTACCAGAATGAAGGCCACGGTTACGGAATTTGGACCGGTACTGATGTCTCAGATTTTAGAGCTTAACAGTACCCAGCAAGGCATTATGGCATTGGTATTTAGGTATTGTGACCTGCAGCATTTACCCCTGCTTGATCTTGAAGATCTAAGAAAAGTACTACAATACATCATCAATGAAGGTAAGGAAGAAATCAAGCAAGAGTATGGAGCTGTATCGACGAGCTCAGTAAATACCATTTTGCGAAAAATCATCGAATTGGAACAGCAAGGTGCAGGTGAATTCTTTGGGGAGACCTCATTTGATGTAGAAGATTTTGTGAGGACAGAAAATGGAAAGGGGATCATCTCCATTATCCGTTTGACCGATATTCAAAACAGGCCAAAACTGTTTTCGACTTTTATGCTCAGTTTATTATCTGAAATCTATGAAAGTTTTCCCGAACAAGGAGATCAGGATAAGCCAAAACTATGCCTTTTCATAGATGAAGCCCATTTGGTCTTTGACAATGCTTCAAAAGACTTGATTGATAAAATTGAAGCGATTGTAAAATTGATCCGATCGAAGGGAGTGGGTGTTTATTTTTGTACACAAAGTCCCACCGATATTCCAGAAAGTGTTTTGGGGCAACTGGGTCTAAAAATACAGCATTCCTTACGGGCTTTTACTGCCAAGGATAGAAAGTCGATCAGTAAAACAGCTGAAAATTACCCCATTTCTGAGTTTTATGATACCAAGGAAGTTTTGACCATGATGGGGATAGGTGAAGCTTTAGTAACGGCATTAAGTGAAAAGGGGATGCCTACTCCATTGGTGAGGACTTTGATGCGGGCACCTATTTCCAGAATGGATGTATTGACCCATGAAGAAATTCAGGAAATCGTGCAAGCATCCAAAATCGCTAGTAAATACAATGAGGAAATCGATAGGGAAAGTGCCATGGAAATGCTGGAAAAGAAGATTTTAAAGGCAGATTTGGCCGTTCAGAACATGGAGCGAGAAGCAGCATCAGAGAAAGGTAATTCCCGAAGCAGGCACCAGAAAGAAGAAAATATTTTTGAAGAGATCAGTAAAAACACCATGGTGAGGCAGATTGGCAGGACCATTTTTAGGGAATTAGCAAGGAGCATTTTGGGGACATTGTCTGGTAAAAGACGATGA
- a CDS encoding tetratricopeptide repeat protein gives MNYKKSFLVLLVSTGLMWGCSNQGSSEGDKFFESGQYQEAVDAFSERLATKPKDANDLYKRGRAYEEMGDLESAKKDFEAGYKQDPKNTQILLSLSNLYQKEGNFERSLLYAGYAVEVPGAPATAYFMKGRALHQMGKTDEALDEYSTAIQIDDQYGQAYYYRGVLKYATKKTRSACEDFRLASGHNYKQADEALEKYCK, from the coding sequence ATGAATTACAAGAAATCGTTTTTGGTCTTGTTGGTTTCAACAGGTCTAATGTGGGGATGTAGCAATCAAGGAAGCTCTGAAGGTGATAAATTCTTTGAAAGTGGCCAATATCAAGAAGCTGTTGATGCATTTTCTGAGAGGCTAGCCACGAAACCCAAAGATGCAAACGACCTTTATAAAAGGGGCAGGGCTTATGAGGAGATGGGAGATTTGGAATCAGCCAAGAAAGATTTTGAAGCAGGGTATAAGCAAGACCCTAAGAATACGCAGATCTTGCTCAGTCTGTCTAATTTATATCAGAAGGAAGGTAATTTCGAACGTTCTTTACTTTACGCTGGTTATGCAGTAGAGGTTCCTGGAGCACCTGCAACGGCCTATTTTATGAAGGGTAGGGCATTGCACCAAATGGGCAAAACAGATGAGGCCTTGGACGAATATAGTACCGCTATCCAGATAGATGACCAATATGGACAGGCTTATTACTACAGAGGTGTTTTGAAGTATGCCACTAAGAAAACCCGCAGTGCATGCGAAGACTTTAGGTTGGCCTCGGGACATAATTATAAGCAGGCTGATGAAGCACTGGAGAAATATTGTAAATGA